The following DNA comes from Streptomyces globosus.
GGAGCCGCTGTAACACTTTTCGAACCCGCGGCGCAGTACAGAACGAGCCGACTGGTCATCGGCCGCGCAAGAGCCGGGGTTCCCCCCGTACCCCTGGGCTCTGCGCACACGGCGCGGGCGGGGTTCGTTCCCCCGGCCCTGCCCGCGCCCCCCTTCCCTCCCCCTCCCCGCGGTACGGCGCCCTGCGCGCACCGAAAGCGCCCCGCCACCTCGCCCCGCCCCCTGCGGGCCGCCCGCGGGCAGCAGAAAGCCCGGGCGCCGGCAGGGCCGGGCACCCGGGCTCGTGTCGGCGGGGCCCCTGGGCGGGGGCTCCGGCGCCGGCCTGCGGGTCACCAGTAGACGACGACCTTGTCGCCGACCTTCACCTGGTCGAACAGCGCGGCGATCTTGCCCTTGTCGCGGACGTTCACACAGCCGTGCGAGGCGCCGTTGTAGCCGCGCGCCGCGAAGTCCGCCGAGTAGTGCACCGCCTGGCCGCCGCTGAAGAACATCGCGTACGGCATCGGCGTGTGGTAGATCGTCGACGTCCAGTCCTTGGCCTTCCAGCCCACGCTGAACTCGCCCTCGCGGGTCGGCGTGTTCTCGGAGCCGAAGCGGACGTCCATCGTCGAGATGATCTTTCCGTCGATCATCCAGGCGAGGGTGCGGCTCTCCTTGCTGATGCACATGACCCGGCCCTGCATGCAGCGCGGGTCCGGCGCGTCCGCCTCGTTGACCGCGGGCGGGCGCAGCTCGTCGGCGGTGGGCTTCTTGCTCATGGCCTGGATCTTCTTCCAGGTGGCCGCGTCGACCGCACCCGTGGCGGGCAGGCCGTTCTTGGCCTGGAAGGACTTGACGGCGGAGGTCGTCTTGGAGCCGTAGAAGCCGGTGGGCTTCACCGACATGAGCTTCAGCTGCTTCAGGCGGGCCTGGAGCTCGCGGACCTGCTCGCTGTCGTCGCCGTTCGCCATGATCGCCTTGACCGTCGGGGACGGCGAGGCCGAGGCGGACGGGGACGCCGACTGCGACGCGGACGGCGAGGGCGAGGCCGCCTTGCCGTCGTCGGACGGCGACGCGGAGGGCGACGGTTCCGCCGCGGACGCCGAGGGCACCGCCGACGCGGCGCCGGCCGGCGCCGACTCCGACGGTCCGCACGCCGTCGCGGCGAGCGCGACGGCGACGGCCGCTCCGAGCGCGCGGACTATGGCTTTCTGGCGGTGCATGGCTGTCCCCCCGGGATTTCTGCTTCGTGTACCTAGGTGATGCCTGGCGGGCGTGGAGAGTTGCACACGCGGACGGGATGTTGCGCCATTGTGACCAGCGGCCGTCAGGGGACGGCCCGCAGCCGTCGCGGGGAAGGTTGTATCAGCCCCGGGGCCCTTTGCTCTACGGAGGGTTTGGTCACATGGCGAGCACCGAGAGCGGAAACCCCATCGAACCGGTCTACGGGCCGCGGGACCTGACGGGATGGGACCCGGAGGTCAAACTGGGCGAACCGGGAGCGTATCCGTACACAAGAGGGATTTACCCGACGATGTACACCGGCAAGCCGTGGACGATGCGGCAGTACGCCGGCTTCGGAACGGCCGCCGAGTCCAACGCCCGCTACCGCCGGCTCATCGACGCGGGCGGCACCGGCCTGTCCGTCGCGTTCGACCTGCCCACCCAGATGGGCCACGACTCCGACGCCCCGCTCGCCCACGGCGAGGTCGGCAAGGTCGGCGTGGCGGTCGACTCCCTCGACGACATGCGGGCCCTCTTCGCCGGGATCCCCCTCGACCGCGTCTCCACGTCGATGACCATCAACGCGCCCGCAGCCCTGCTGCTGCTCCTGTACCAGCTCGTCGCCGAGGAGCAGGGCATCGCCGGCGACCGGCTCACCGGCACCGTCCAGAACGACATCCTCAAGGAGTACATCGCCCGCGGCACCTACATCTTCCCGCCCGGGCCCTCGCTGCGGCTGACCGCGGACACCTTCCGGTACTGCCGCGCCGAGATCCCCCGCTGGAACACCATCTCCATCTCCGGCTACCACATGGCCGAGGCCGGGGCCTCGCCCGCGCAGGAGGTCGCCTTCACCCTCGCCGACGGCATCGCCTACGTGCGGACCGCGCTGGCCGCCGGGATGCACGTCGACGAGTTCGCCCCCCGGCTGTCGTTCTTCTTCGTCGCCCGCACCACCCTGCTGGAGGAGGTCGCCAAGTTCCGGGCCGCCCGGCGCATCTGGGCGCGCGTCATGCGCGAGGAGTTCGGGGCCCGCGACCCGAAGTCGCAGATGCTGCGGTTCCACACCCAGACGGCGGGCGTCCAGCTGACGGCGCAGCAGCCCGAGCTGAACCTCGTGCGGGTGGCCGTCCAGGCCCTGGCGGCCGTCCTCGGCGGGACGCAGTCGCTGCACACCAACTCCTTCGACGAGGCGATCGCCCTGCCCACGGAGAAGGCGGCCCGGCTGGCGCTGCGCACGCAGCAGGTCCTCGCGCACGAGACCGACGTCCCGCACACCGCCGACCCGTTCGCCGGGTCCTACGCGGTGGAGCGGATGACGGACGGGGTCGAGGAGGCGGCCCTCGCGCTGATGCGGCGCGTGGAGGACCTCGGCGGGGCGGTCGCCGCGATCGAGGCCGGCTTCCAGAAGGCGGAGATCGAGCGGAACGCCTACCGCATCGCCCGCGAGACCGACGCCGGCGGGCGGGTCGTCGTCGGCGTCAACCGCTTCGCCCTCGACGAGGAGGAGCCGTACGAGCCGCTGCGCGTCGACCCCGCCATCGAGGAGCGGCAGCGGGAGGCCCTCGCCCGGCTGCGGGCGGAGCGCGACGGCGCGGCCGTGGCGGCGGCGCTCGGCGCGCTGCGCCGGGCGGCCGAGGGCGCGGACAACGTCCTGTACCCGATGAAGGAGGCGCTCCGCGCCCGCGCGACGGTGGGGGAGGTGTGCACGACCCTGCGCGGGGTCTGGGGGGCGTACGAGCCTGTCGGTTCCACATGGTGAAACACCTGGCGCGACAGCAGCAACCCTGTGGAACACTCCTGCCCATGCTGGGCGTCACCGATCTGCCGACCTACCTGGCCGGCCTCCTCCTGATCATCCTGCTGCCGGGGCCGAACTCCCTCTACGTGCTCTCCGTCGCCGCACGGCGCGGCGTGCGCACCGGGTACAAGGCCGCCGCCGGCGTCTTCACCGGCGATGCCGTCCTCATGACACTGGCGGCCGCGGGCGCCGGGGCGCTGCTCCAGACCAGCCCCCTGCTCTTCGGCGTCGTCAAACTGCTCGGCGCCGGCTACCTGACCTGGCTCGCCGTCGGGATGCTCCGCGGGGCCTGGACGCTGTGGCGGTCGCGGGCCGGGCGGGACGAGCCCGGCGCGGCGGAGCCGCAGCCGGCCGGGGAGGCCGCCGCCGAGCGGGAGCGGCCGTACCGGCGGGCCGTCGTGATCAGCCTGCTCAACCCGAAGGCGATCCTCTTCCTGGTCTCCTTCTTCGTGCAGTTCGTCGATCCCGGCTACGCCTACCCGGCGCTGTCCTTCCTGCTGCTGGGCGCCCTGCTCCAGCTGGGCAGCTTCCTCTACCTGACGCTGCTGATATTCGGCGGCACCCGCCTGTCGGCCGCCTTCCGCCGCCGCCGGCGGCTGAGCGCCGGGGCGACCTCCGCCGCGGGCGTCCTCTTCCTCGGCTTCGCGGCCAAGCTCGCCACGGGGTGACATCAGGGGGCGCGCACGCTGCTCGGCGCGCCGTGCGATGGGCCGAGGCGCCGTCAGCTCCCCGTCCACGCCCGTCCACACGCCCCCGTACGCAACGGCGGTCCGGGCGGCCACGGGGCCGGATGAGCGCGCGAGTTTACCCCTGGGTGCAACCGGTCATGCGTCCAGAGGCTTGGTTTTTTTCCCCTGACGGCATGAACTTTTGCTGATCTCCATCCAGTTGGACCATTCGTGCGCCTACCCTTCAACGGGTGAACCAGTTGATGTCCCGCGAGTCCCAGACCGTCCTGCCCGGTGTGCCCTCCCAGCCCGAGCTGCCGGGGAAGCTGCCGGACCACCTGCGTGCCGAACTGATCGCCTTCCGCCGGGACTTGCACATGCACCCCGAGCTAGGACACCAGGAGTTCCGCACCACGGCGGCCATCAAGGCCCGACTGGAGGAAGCCGGCCTGCGCCCACGCGTGCTGAAGTCCGGCACCGGGCTGGTGTGCGACGTGGGCACCTGGGACGGCGGCCGGCCGATGCTGGCCCTGCGTGCGGACATCGACGCCCTTCCCATCCCCGACGCCAAGACCCACGTCCCCTACCGCTCGACGGTCCCCGACCGGGCCCACGCCTGCGGCCACGACGTCCACACGGCAGTCGTCCTCGGCGCCGGGCTGGTGCTCGCCGAGCTCGACCGGCAGGGCCTGCTGCCCCGCCCGGTGCGGCTGCTGTTCCAGCCGGCGGAGGAGGTGCTGCCGGGCGGGGCGACCGACGCCATCGCCGCCGGCGTCCTCGACGGCGTCGGCAAGATCATCGCGGTGCACTGCGACCCCCGCGTCGACGCCGGGAAGATCGGCCTGCGGACCGGCGCGATCACCTCGGCCTGCGACCGGCTGGAGGTCACCCTGGAGGGGCCCGGCGGCCACACCGCCCGGCCGCACCTGACCACCGACCTGGTGACGGCCGCGGCGCGGGTCGCGGTGGACCTGCCGGCCGTGGTGGGCCGCCGCATGGACGCCCGCTCCGGCATGTCGATCACCTGGGGGAGGATCGAGACCGGCCACGCCTGCAACGTCATCCCCATGCGCGCGGAGCTGTCCGGGACCATCCGCTGCCTCGACATCAACGCCTGGCACGAGGCCCCCGACCAGATCCACGCCGCGATCGACGAGATCGCCTCGCTGCACCGCGCGAAGTCGGAGATCACGTACGTGCGCGGCGTCCCGCCGGTCGTGAACGACCCGGCCGTCACCGAGCTGCTGCGCGAGTCCATGACCGCCCGCTGCGGGGCGGCGTCCGTGGAGGGCACCGAGCAGAGCC
Coding sequences within:
- a CDS encoding acyl-CoA mutase large subunit family protein codes for the protein MASTESGNPIEPVYGPRDLTGWDPEVKLGEPGAYPYTRGIYPTMYTGKPWTMRQYAGFGTAAESNARYRRLIDAGGTGLSVAFDLPTQMGHDSDAPLAHGEVGKVGVAVDSLDDMRALFAGIPLDRVSTSMTINAPAALLLLLYQLVAEEQGIAGDRLTGTVQNDILKEYIARGTYIFPPGPSLRLTADTFRYCRAEIPRWNTISISGYHMAEAGASPAQEVAFTLADGIAYVRTALAAGMHVDEFAPRLSFFFVARTTLLEEVAKFRAARRIWARVMREEFGARDPKSQMLRFHTQTAGVQLTAQQPELNLVRVAVQALAAVLGGTQSLHTNSFDEAIALPTEKAARLALRTQQVLAHETDVPHTADPFAGSYAVERMTDGVEEAALALMRRVEDLGGAVAAIEAGFQKAEIERNAYRIARETDAGGRVVVGVNRFALDEEEPYEPLRVDPAIEERQREALARLRAERDGAAVAAALGALRRAAEGADNVLYPMKEALRARATVGEVCTTLRGVWGAYEPVGSTW
- the leuE gene encoding leucine efflux protein LeuE, whose product is MLGVTDLPTYLAGLLLIILLPGPNSLYVLSVAARRGVRTGYKAAAGVFTGDAVLMTLAAAGAGALLQTSPLLFGVVKLLGAGYLTWLAVGMLRGAWTLWRSRAGRDEPGAAEPQPAGEAAAERERPYRRAVVISLLNPKAILFLVSFFVQFVDPGYAYPALSFLLLGALLQLGSFLYLTLLIFGGTRLSAAFRRRRRLSAGATSAAGVLFLGFAAKLATG
- a CDS encoding amidohydrolase, giving the protein MSRESQTVLPGVPSQPELPGKLPDHLRAELIAFRRDLHMHPELGHQEFRTTAAIKARLEEAGLRPRVLKSGTGLVCDVGTWDGGRPMLALRADIDALPIPDAKTHVPYRSTVPDRAHACGHDVHTAVVLGAGLVLAELDRQGLLPRPVRLLFQPAEEVLPGGATDAIAAGVLDGVGKIIAVHCDPRVDAGKIGLRTGAITSACDRLEVTLEGPGGHTARPHLTTDLVTAAARVAVDLPAVVGRRMDARSGMSITWGRIETGHACNVIPMRAELSGTIRCLDINAWHEAPDQIHAAIDEIASLHRAKSEITYVRGVPPVVNDPAVTELLRESMTARCGAASVEGTEQSLGGEDFSWYLEHVPGAMARLGVHPPGGSVKKDLHRGDFDVDEDAIAVGVEFFTAAALLDGRRGSPVG
- a CDS encoding L,D-transpeptidase family protein, with amino-acid sequence MHRQKAIVRALGAAVAVALAATACGPSESAPAGAASAVPSASAAEPSPSASPSDDGKAASPSPSASQSASPSASASPSPTVKAIMANGDDSEQVRELQARLKQLKLMSVKPTGFYGSKTTSAVKSFQAKNGLPATGAVDAATWKKIQAMSKKPTADELRPPAVNEADAPDPRCMQGRVMCISKESRTLAWMIDGKIISTMDVRFGSENTPTREGEFSVGWKAKDWTSTIYHTPMPYAMFFSGGQAVHYSADFAARGYNGASHGCVNVRDKGKIAALFDQVKVGDKVVVYW